In Desulfoferula mesophila, the genomic window CTGGATTTCGCCTCCATGCGGGAGTTGGCCCTGTCCGTGGACAAGGCCGACAAGGACCCCGGCGTTAAGGTGATCGTCATCAGCGGCGAGGGCGGCAAGGCCTTTTGCGCGGGCGGCGACCTGGGCGATTTCGCGGCCGAGTCGGTGCTGGCCGGCAAGAACAACCTGCAGGGTTACGCCGATCTGTGCCTGGTGTTCAACCGCATCACCACCCCCTCCATCGCCATGATCAGCGGCTACGCCCTGGCCGGGGGCTGCGGTCTGGCCATGCTGCCCCACATCAGCATCGCCACATACGACTCGGTTCTCGGGGTGCCGGAGATCAAGGTGGGGGTGTGGCCCATGATGGTCATGGCCATCCTGTTTCGCACCGTGGGCCGCAAAAAGGGCCTGGAGCTCATCTGCACCGGCGAGCAGATCGACGCCCGAGAAGCGCTCCGGATCGGCATGATCAACAAGGTCACCACCCGCGACGAACTCCTGGACGAGGTATTGGCGGTGGCCAACCAGCTCAAGGGCCTGAGCCGCTCCATCATGAGCCTGGGCCTGGAGGCCTTCAACCACATCGGCGACCTGGAATACACCAAGGCCATATCCTATCTGCGCAACATGGTGGTGATGGTAAGCGAGACCAGCGACTCCATCGAGGGGCGCAACGCCTTTATCGAAAAGCGCAAGCCGGTCTGGGAGGACTAGGACTGAGGGGCAAGGAGGTGGGCCGGAGCGCCTCCTGAAGAGCGAAGCGCCCCGGCCCGAGGGGTCTGTTTTGCGCCGTGGCCGCCCTTGGCCCCGCCGTCACCGGCCGGGGCCGCAACCAAGCGACATGCTCATGCCCAGCGCGGGGTTCCGCCAAGCTGAAGGCGGTTGACAAGTCTTGCCGCTTCTGCAAATATGCCACGCACGACATATGTCAAATTAGTCATAGCTTCTTGGCAACCCATCGAGCAAAGGCCCTAACCTTGCCGGCAACCAACTCGCACCACCTCGTACAGGGCAACGCCCGGCTTCTTGGCCGGATCAACCATGAGATGGAGCGCCAGGCCTCCCGCGGCTGGACCGACGAGGAGAGCCTGAGAAACCTGCGCGACGAACTGCACGAGTACGCGGGCCCCAAGGGTCAGGCCTTTTGGCTCAGCCTGGCCCGCCTGGGCGAGTTGGCCCTGTGGTGGACCGGCAGCCTGGCCGACGCCGGGGAGTTCCAGGCGGTGGGCGACCTGCTGCTCAACGCCCCGCGCAAGACGCTGTACGTGCAGGGCCGCGCCCTTCCCGTGCGCCTGCGCCGCCACCAACCCATCACCGAGCAGGTGCGCCTCCTGGCCCCGGCAGGGGCCAACCTGGTGCAGTGGCTCAAGAACCGGACCATGCTGGTGGTGGAGACCCAGCCCCTGCTGCCCACGCTCCTGGACGATCTGAGCCACTGGCCCCATCAGGCCCCCAAGGCTTGCGGGGAGTTCCAGCAGCGCCTGGACCGGGTGGCCGGGGCGCTGTGCCACATCACCTCGCTCAACTTGCCCGAGGGCCGTAGCGTGGTCGAGCACCTGGCCCGCGTTCCGCTCATGGAGGCCGAGGCCATCAAAGAACGCCTGTGCCGGTTCGATCTCCAGCGCTTCGAGGCCCTGGGCCTGCACCTGCGCTCCCTGCTGCCTCCCGCCGCTCCGGAAATGGCCCAAGGCCGGGGAGCCGGACAACCGGCCGAACTCCCCAGCCCCTAGGAAGGTCAGTCCTGCACCAGGGCCTTGGCGGTGAGGTCGGAGAGGTACATAACCTCCACCCCCAGGCCGTAGTGCTCATTCAGGTCCGAAAGCTGGGTGTGGCAGTTTTCGCAGGCCGTGCACAACACCTCGGCTCCGGTGGCCTTTACCTGATCGGCTTTGACCTTGGCCGACTTCATGCGAAAGTCCTTTTCACCGATGGCCACCAGGCCGCCGCCCCCGCCGCAGCACCAGTTGGCCTGGCGGTTGGGGGTCATCTCCACGAAGTGGTCGGTGAGGTGGTTCAGCACGTAGCGGGGCGGCTCGTAGATGCCCCCCTGGCGGGCGATCTGGCAGGGATCGTGATAGGTCACCTTGCCGGGCAGCTTGCTCTTGTCCAGCTTGATGCGCCCCTGCTCGATGTAGCGGGCGATGAGCTCGGCAAAGGTGATGACCCCGAAGGGCTTCTCGCCGGTCATGTGCTTCATCACCCGGTAGGCGGTGCCGCACTCGCAGATCACCACTTCCTTCACGTTGAGGCGCTTGGCCTCGTCGATGATGCGCCCGGCTATCTCCTTGGTCTTGGCCGGGTTGCCCACGAAGGCCCCGAAGTTCACCGCCTCGAAGTAGCTGAGCGACCATTTCTCCTTGGCGGCGTTCATGATGGCCGCCGCCGGGATTATGGAGTGCTTGCCGGCCAGGGCCACGTAGAGCACATTGGCGTCCTGCACGTCCAGGGGCACCACGTCCTCGCCGCCCTCGGAGCGCCAGCGCTCCAGAACCTCTTTTTCCAGGTTCTTGGCCGCGGCGGCGAAGTTGGTCTTGGTCTTTTCGATGGTCTTGCCCTTGGCGATGGACATGTCGGCCAACATGCTCAGAGCCTTGGGCTCCTGGTCGGCGGTGATGAGCATCATCTTGGCGATGCCCTGGATCACCCCGGTGTCGATGCCAAAGGGGCAATAGGTCATGCAGCGGCGGCAGCCGGTGCAGGTGTAGGCGGTCTCGTAGACCTTTTCCATCCAGAAGTCGCTGAGCTCCACCGCCTCGTTTAGCTTCTTGGCGATCTTGCCCTTCTTGAAATACTCCTCGTAGATGCGCCTGATGTTCTGGGCCCGGCCCACGGCGGTGTAGCGCGTCTCAGGCGAGGAGGCGTAGGCGTGGCAGGCCTCGATGCACAGCCCGCAGCGCGAGCAGTTTTCCATATACATCTTGGCCGCTTGGCTCAGACGCTCGGAGAAGGTCTGGATGAGCTCTTGTTTCAGCTTGGCGTCCATGGCCTTAGCCCCTCCTCAGCTTGTTCAGGGGGATGGCGAAGAAGGTGTGCATGATCTTGCTGAAGGGCAGCACCATCAAGAACAGGTTGGCCAAAAATACGTGGGTCACCAGGACCACGTAGTGGCCGCCGTCGATGGTCTCCGCCGGGTCGGCCCAGGAGAAGTGGAACAGGCCGTTGAGGTACTCGCCAAAGTCCTGCTTGGTCAACACGAAGCCGTTCTCGCTCCAGGAGTTGGCCCAGGAGATGATGTCTCCGGACATGGCCACGCAGAACAACAGGAACAACAGCAGGTAGTCGGCGGGCACCGAAACCTCCCGCAGGGGACCGGCGAAGCGGCGCAGCAGGAAGTAGAGGATGGCCGCGGTGACCACCACGCCCACCGCCCCGTTGCCGATCATGTTGGGGGAGTCTTCGGGGTAGATGTTGAACCAGGGCAGCATGTCCAGGTGGGATAGGATCAGCAGGGCCACGCCGATGTGGAACAGGATCAAAAAGACCCAGAAGGTGGGATTGTGACGGCGCACCGTGGGCATGCTCAGGGCGCCCCAAACCGCGCTGGGCACCGGGTGGTCCTTGTCCGGGAAGATCTTGAGGGTGAAGGGGTGGGCGGGTGTCTTGGCCACCCGCGCCACCTTCACCGCGATCCCCACGAGACACCAGGCCACGGCCAGGTAGACCATCGGCACGGTGATTACATAGAAGATCTGGTTAACCATGTTCTCGGCGTTCCGGCTTTTAGTTGTTGCGCTTGACGAAAATCTTGATGAACTCGCCCTGCTCGGTGTCCACCACCTCGTTGCCCGAGGTCTCGGCCCAAGCCGGGAAGTCGGAGAGAGAGCCGGGGTCGGTGGTGTGCACTTCGATGATGTCGCCCACGTTTACCGAGCCGATTTCCTGGCTCATCTTCACCACGGGCATGGGGCAGGGCAGACCTTTGAGATCCAGAATCTTGGCGGCTTGAATGTCGGACATTTTGCTTTCTCCTTTTGGGGTTAGCCGGGTATTTGGTTGGTCCGGGCCAATTGATTTAAATGAAAAGCTGGTTGGCGGACTTGCGCGAGTTGGCCAGGAAGGTGGCCACGCCCACGTATTCCATGTTGGGGTAGTCGATGATCTCCTCGTGCTTGAAGCCCATGAGGTCCATGGACATCTCGCATACCTTGATCTCCACCCCTAGCTGGGCCGCGATCTCAAAAAGCTGGTCCAGGGTGGGGGCGTTCTTCTTCTTCATCAGGCTCTTGAGCATGGCGGTGCCCATGCCGCCCATGTGCATCTGGCTCAGCTTCAGCGCGTTGCGGCCCTTGGGCAGCATCCAGCCGAACATCTTGGACATGAAGTCCTTGCCCCCCACCTGCTTCTTGGCGTCGCGCAAGGCGGCGGTGCCCCAGAAGGTGAAGAACATCACCACTTTCATGCCCATGGCCGCCGCGCCGGTGGCGATGATCATGGCGGCCAGCATCTTGTCCAGGTCGCCGGAGAAGACCACCATGGACAGCTTGTTTTCCAGGGGCACCCCGGCCGGTTTGGGGGCGGGGGGCGTCTGTTGCATTTGGGTTGCGGCTTCGGCGCTCATGTTTCCTCCAGGGGCGTTTGAGTCTTAAGGGTTGGTCAGGGGTTTCAAGCGGCCTGGCAGCCATCCAGGCAGGCCAGGAGCTGGCGCAACTGGGGGTTGGCCAGGGTGTAGAACACCTCGCCCTCGCGGCGCTCGGTGCTCACCAGCCCGCTCATGCGCAGGATGCGCAGCTGCTGGGACACCGCGGCCGGGGTCCTTTCCAGACGCTCGGCCATGAAGATCACCCGCTGATCCGACTGGCACAACAGGGAGATGATCCTAAGGCGCACCGGGTGGGCAATGGCCTTGACCATCTCGGTGACGGCGTCGGCCCGTTCCTGGCTTTCGGCTAGGCTGCTCATATTGGTACTTTTGAAACTCCCAAGTTTTAAAGTTCTGCAACTCGTTGCCCAGCTACATGAGCAGGTATCGTGCCAAATACCCGATTTGCGGGATATGATATTTAACATATTGATATAGTTAATATTTAAAATTTATATAAATCGCTTGCGCATATAATACCGTCTAAGTAGACTATTAATTGTTTAGACACTGTTTAAACGGTAGGTAGACATGGACGTGGACATCGCTTCCCACTGGGGCACCGTGGCCGACACCCTGCACGACGTGGTTTTGGTGGTGGATCCCCAAGGGCGCATCGTGCGCATCAACCGGGCCGGCGAAGAGCTCACCGGTTATCGCAACGACCAACTGGCCGGCCAATCTTGCCGGGTGCTCAACTGCACCGGCTGCAAGATCATCGGTCAGGGCAGCGGGGTGGATTACTGCGGCCTGTTCCGGGCCGGGGAGGTCCGCTCCAAGCGCTGCACCATCACCAACCGGGCGGGCGAGCCGGTGGTGGTGCTCAAGCGGGCCAGCGTGCTCAAGGACGAGCAAGGCAACATCACCGGCGCGGTGGAGACCCTCACCGACCTCACCGAGCTCCATGCCAAGGAGCGCGAGATCACCCAGCTGCGCCGCAGCTTGCGCTCCGAGGACGGCTTCGAGGGCCTCGTCGGCAGCTCCCCGGCCATGACCAGCCTGTACCGCCTCATCGACACCGTGGCCCAGTCCGACTACCCGGTGCTGATCCAGGGGGCCAGCGGCACGGGCAAGGAGCTGGCCGCCCTGGCCATCCACCGCCGGGGGCCCCGGGCCGACAAGCCCTACGTGAAGGTGAACTGCGCGGCCCTGAACCCCAACCTCTTGGAGAGCGAGCTTTTCGGCCACGTGAAGGGCTCCTTCACCGGGGCGGACCGCGACCGGGTGGGCCGCTTCGAGGCGGCCGAGGGCGGGGACATCCTCCTGGATGAGATCGGCGAGATTCCCCCGGCCACCCAGATCAAGCTGCTCAGGGTGTTGCAGGAAAAGGAGATCGAGCGGGTGGGCGAAAACCGCCCCCGCCGGGTGAACGTGCGCATCCTGGCCGCCACCAACCGCGACCTGCCCGAGCTGGTGCGCCGGGGCGCCTTCAGGGAAGACCTGTACTACCGCCTGGACGTGGTGCCGGTGCAGATGCCCACCCTGGCCGAGCGCCGGGAAGACCTGCCGCTGTTGGTGGAGCACTTCATGGCCCAGGCCGCGGCCAAGTCGGGCAAGGAGATCACCGGCATGTCCCCGGAGGCCTTCGGCCTGCTGGAGGCCTACCCCTGGCCGGGCAACGTGCGCGAGCTGCGCCACGCGGTGGAATACGCCTGCGTGCTCTGCCCCGGCGGCTTGATAACCGCCGAATACCTACCGCCCAAGCTGCGCCAAGCGGAGCCCGCCGCGCCCCCGGCCGCCGGGCCGGCCGGCAAGCGCCACACCCAGCGCCAAGAGCTGCTCGAGGCCCTGCGCCGGGCCGGAGGCAACAAGAGCAAGGCCGCCGAAATGCTGGGCGTGTGCCGGGCCACGGTGTGGAACCGCATCAACCGCCTGGGCATCGACTGCGAGCGCGACCTGTAGCGCGCGGGCAAGGCCGAACCTTTACCATACCTCGCCAATAGACATTCTCTCGGGTTTACCGTAACCTGGTATTAACGGTCCACTCCCTCACCCAGGTGAGGTAAAACCGGTGAACCCTTACGCCCTGCCCTTTTTGATGTCCTTCGTGCCCCTAATCCTGCTGGGGCTGGCCATAATTCTGCAAAACCCCCGCAACCGCCTTTACCAGATCGTTTGTGCCTTTTGCATAGGCAACGCCCTGGTGGCGGGCGCCGGGGGCATGCTGCACCTGGCCGCCAGCCGGGAACAGGCCGTATTTTGGAACCGCCTGCCCTATCTGCTCAACTGCGCCACCTACTGGCTCTTTCTGCAGTACACCCTGATCATCTCCGGCGGCGAGGCTCGCATGGGCGAGCGCTTCCTCTTTATGCCCATCAGGCTGCACTACTGGCTCACCATAGGCGTCCTGGCCCTGGTCTTCGGCCTGGTGGGCCTCAGCGACTTGGTCGTGGCCGCCCCGGTCTACAACCCCGTCACCGGCTGGGAGCACGGCTATGGCCCCCTCCACCGGGAGATCATTTTCGCCAACGTCTATCTGCTGGTATTGCTGCTGTTCATTTTGCAGCGCGGCATCAAGACCAGCCCCGACCCCATCCTGCGCCGGGCGCGCATCATCGCCACGGCCGCCATCGGCGTGGCTCAATCCTGGGTAATCGTCACCGGCCTGGTTCTTCCCGATTTTTTCGGCGTGCCCACCCATAGCTTCGCCGCCATAGCCTGGCTGGTGCTGTGTTTCCTGCTCATCTACGGCCTCATGCGCCAGCAATGGGAGACCATCCACGAATTCAGCGCCAACCTGGAAGAAAAGGTGGCCATGCGCACCGCGGAGCTGGCCCGGGCCAAGAGCAACCTCGAGGAGGTGCAGGAGCAGATATCCAAATACCTGGACCCCCACGTGGTGGAGAAGATCTTCTCTGGGGAGCTCAGCGCAGAGCTCACCTCCCGGCGGGCCCGCCTTACCATGTTCTTTTCCGACATCAAGGATTTCACCCAGTTCACCGACGCCTCCGACCCCGAAGAGGTGGCCCGCTTGCTCAACGAGTACCTGGGCGAGATGGCGACGATCGTACGGCGCTGGGGCGGCACCATCCCCCAGTTCACCGGCGATTCCATCTACGCCATATTCGGGGCCCCGGACAGCCGGGGGGCGCGGGAAGACGCCCTGGCCGCCGTACGCATGGCCCTGGAGATGCAAAGCCACATGCAACACCTCCGCCGCAAATGGTGGAACGAGGGCATACAGTTCCCGTTCCAGATTCGCTGCGGCATCCACTCGGGCATGGCCAACGTGGGCAACTGCGGGTCCGAGGGTTTCATGGAGTTCTCGGCCATAGGATTGAACGTAAACCTCGCCTCCCGCCTGGAGCATATCTGCCGGCCGGGCCAAATCTACGTTTCCCACGCCACCTGGGCCCTGGTTAAGGACGAGATACCCTGCGAGGAAGTCGGCGCCATCGAGGTCAAGGGGTTCCACTACCCCATTCAGGTCTATAGGGTTATGCCCCGCCCCTAGCGAGTACGGGCTGCACTATGACTATCGCCCGGCCGTGTCCTATAATGACCGGGGCGACCAATCAAGCGCGGCGCCCGTCCCAGGGGCGCGTCGAGGCACGAGGAGGAGCATGAGAGAGCAATGGAACTCGCGCACCGGCTTTGTCTTGGCCGCGGTGGGCTCGGCCGTGGGGCTGGGCAACATCTGGCGCTTTCCCTACATGGCCTATGAAAACGGGGGCGGGGCCTTTCTCATCCCCTATTTTTTCGCCATGCTCACCGCCGGAGTTCCCTTCCTCATCATGGAGTTCGCCCTGGGCCATCGCTACAAGAGCGCGGCTCCGCTGACCTTCCACGCCATCAAGGCCCGTTGGGAGGGCCTGGGCTGGTGGCAGGTTCTGGTGTGCCTGGTCATCTCCTTTTACTACGTGGTGATCCTGGGCTGGACGGTTTGCTACTTTTTCCTCAGCTTCCACCAGGGCTGGGGCGGCGCCCCCTCGGACTACTTTTTCAAGGACTTCCTGCAGCTGACCAAGAGCCCCCTGGACCCCGGCGGGATGCGTTGGCCTATTGTGGCGGCCACGGTGTTTTGTTGGCTGGTCTCCTGGGTGGTGCTGTGGCGCGGGGTCAACGCGGGCATAGAGCGGGTCAACAAGGTCTTCATGCCCGTGCTCTTCGTCCTGGTGCTGGTGCTGCTGGCCAGGGCCCTTACCCTGCCCGGCGCGGCCGACGGCCTGAACTGGCTCTTCGCGCCGGACTTCTCCAACCTGTGGAACTACAAGGTCTGGACCGCCGCCTACGGCCAGATTTTCTTCACCCTGTCCATAGGCTTCGGCATCATGATCGCCTACTCCAGCTATCTGCCCGACGACGCCGACATCACCAACAACGGCTTCATCACCGTGTTCCTCAACTGCGGCTTCAGCCTGTTGGCCGGCACCATGGTCTTCGGGGTGCTGGGCTTCATGGCCGCCCAGCAGGGGGTGCCCATCAAGGAAGTGGTCTCCCAGGGCGTGGGCCTGGCCTTTGCCACCATCCCGGCGGCCCTGAACATGATGCCCGCCGCCGGGGTGTTCGGAGTGGTGTTTTTCCTGGCCCTGCTCTTTGCCGGCTTTTCCAGCTTTTTGTCCATCGTGGAGGCCTGCGTGGCCCCGCTCATGGAAAAGCTGGGCTGGAGCCGCACCAAGGCGGTAAGCGTGTTGTGCGGCCTGGGCCTGGTGGGCAGCCTGCCCTTTTCCACCGGCGGCGGGCTGCTGCTGTTGGATTTGGTGGATCACTTCATCAACAACTACGGCATCGTCTTCGGCGGCCTGGCCGAGATCCTTATGATCGCCTGGCTGGGCCGGCTGCCCGAGATGCGCCGGTACGTGAACCAGGTGTCCGACTTTCCCTTGGGCTCCTGGTGGTCCGTTTGCCTCAAGGTGGTAACCCCGCTTACCCTGGGGGTGATGGCCATCTCCAACCTGGTGGGCGATCTGGCCCAACCATACAGCGGCTATCCCCTCACCGCGCTCGTCGCTTTCGGGTGGGTCTTGATGGCCCTCATGGGCCTGGCCGCCTGGTGGCTGGCCACCAAACGCTGGGCCTACTAGGCAAGGAGAATAAGCATGAGCCTGGGCGCCTGGATAATGATGGTCGGCGGGTTCCTGGTAACCCTGGGCGGCGCGGCCCTGTGCCTGGCCGTGGCCATAAAAAAAGGCCGCGCGGACTAACCCGCGCGACCCTTGCCTGCGATTACCTGCCCTGGGAGCGGCTAAGCCCCCGGGGCAGGTTTTTTGTCGCTAGTGCTTGAACTGGTCGGGCACGTCCAAGACGCTCTTGCCGCCGTGGGCCTTGCGCCACAGGGACCAGCCCAGGGCGGCCACGGCCAAGATGATCAGGGCCAGGGCCACGGGGCTCTGCACGAAAATCGTGGGGCTGCCGTTGTTGAGCAACAGGGCGGTGCGGGTGTTGCGCTCCAGGATGGGCCCCAGGATGAAGGCCAGGATAAAAGGCGGAATGGACATGCCCATCTTGCGCATGATGTAGCCCACGAAACCCAGCACCAGGAAGATGCGCAGGTTGAAGACGTTGAACTCCTCGGCGTAGACCCCCACCACGCAGCACACGATCACCCCGGGAAAGAACAGGGCGTAATCCAGGTTCTTGAAGATTTTCTGCACCACCGAGATGAAGGGCAGGGCCACCACGAAGGCGCCCAGGAAGTCGGTGACGATGAGCAGCACGAACAGGCCGTAGATGATCTCCGGGTGCTCCATCATCAGCATGGGGCCGGGGATCATGCCCTGGATCATGAAGGCGCCGTACATCACCGCCGCGGCCACCGAGCCGGGGATGCCCAGGGTGACCAGGGGTATCAGCGAAGAGGCGGCCACCGCGTTGTTGCCCGCCTCCGGGGCGGCGATGCCCCGCGGGTCGCCGTTGCCGAAGCGGGCGTTTTTCTTGGCCGAGCGCCGGGCCTCGCCGTAGCACACGAAGGCGGCGGTGGTGGCCCCGATGCCCGGCAGGGCGCCCAAGAGCGAGCCCACCAGGGAAGAGCGGATCAGATCCTTGGCGCAAATCTTCAGATCCTGCCAGCGTTGCTTCCAGCTATAGGGAATGATCTTGGTAACGGCGTCGGTCGCGTCGCCCAGGGTAAAGGTGCCCACCCGCTCGGCCTGCATGAACACCTCGGACAGGGCCAGCAGGGCGATGATGGTCAAGACGAAGGGCACCCCGTTGTCCAGGTCTTCCACGCCGAACACGTAGCGCCGCGAGGCGCTCATGTTGTCCAGGCCCACCATGGCCAGCATCAGCCCCATGGTTATGGAGATGAAGCCCTTCCAGATGTCCATGCGGCTGTCGCCCAACAGGGTGATCACCGCGGTGAGCGAGAACAGGATCAGGGCGGCGATCTCCGCCGGGCCCAACCGCAGGGCCACCTCGGACAGCGGCGGAGCGGTGAACACCAACAACAGGTTGCTCACCGTGCCGCCGATCAGGGAGGCCCACAGGGCGATCTCCAGGGAGCGCCTTTGCATGCCCTGCTTGAACATGGGATAGCTGTCCAGGGCGGTGGCCGCCGCCTCGGGGGTGCCGGGGATGTTGAACAGGGTGGCGGTGATGGAGCCGGCGTAGGCCCCGCCCTTGTAGATGCCCATCAACAGGGATATGGCGAACAAGGGCTCCAGGGTAAAGGTATAGGGCAGAATGAGCACCATGGCGGTGACCGCCATGACTCCCGGAATCGCCCCGGCGACGATGCCGACAAAGTATCCGACCACGATGGCCAGCAGGTTCCATAACGACAGGGCGTATACCGCCCCTTCCCACAAATGACCAAATATTTCGCCCATGAGGTTACTCCGCCCGTCCGTCTCAGCCCAAAAGCAAGTTGATTAATTCCTCGGCCGGCCCTTCCGGCAATACGGCGTTGAGTCCCCGGAACACGAAGGTGATGATCAGGGGCATGACCAAACTCAAAATGATGGTCTTGCTCCAGCTCTTGGAACCGAAAATGCGCGAGGCGATGAGCAGGAAGAAAA contains:
- a CDS encoding enoyl-CoA hydratase/isomerase family protein, which codes for MDGAPILYRVEDQIAWISINQPKKMNRLDFASMRELALSVDKADKDPGVKVIVISGEGGKAFCAGGDLGDFAAESVLAGKNNLQGYADLCLVFNRITTPSIAMISGYALAGGCGLAMLPHISIATYDSVLGVPEIKVGVWPMMVMAILFRTVGRKKGLELICTGEQIDAREALRIGMINKVTTRDELLDEVLAVANQLKGLSRSIMSLGLEAFNHIGDLEYTKAISYLRNMVVMVSETSDSIEGRNAFIEKRKPVWED
- a CDS encoding (Fe-S)-binding protein, encoding MDAKLKQELIQTFSERLSQAAKMYMENCSRCGLCIEACHAYASSPETRYTAVGRAQNIRRIYEEYFKKGKIAKKLNEAVELSDFWMEKVYETAYTCTGCRRCMTYCPFGIDTGVIQGIAKMMLITADQEPKALSMLADMSIAKGKTIEKTKTNFAAAAKNLEKEVLERWRSEGGEDVVPLDVQDANVLYVALAGKHSIIPAAAIMNAAKEKWSLSYFEAVNFGAFVGNPAKTKEIAGRIIDEAKRLNVKEVVICECGTAYRVMKHMTGEKPFGVITFAELIARYIEQGRIKLDKSKLPGKVTYHDPCQIARQGGIYEPPRYVLNHLTDHFVEMTPNRQANWCCGGGGGLVAIGEKDFRMKSAKVKADQVKATGAEVLCTACENCHTQLSDLNEHYGLGVEVMYLSDLTAKALVQD
- a CDS encoding respiratory nitrate reductase subunit gamma translates to MVNQIFYVITVPMVYLAVAWCLVGIAVKVARVAKTPAHPFTLKIFPDKDHPVPSAVWGALSMPTVRRHNPTFWVFLILFHIGVALLILSHLDMLPWFNIYPEDSPNMIGNGAVGVVVTAAILYFLLRRFAGPLREVSVPADYLLLFLLFCVAMSGDIISWANSWSENGFVLTKQDFGEYLNGLFHFSWADPAETIDGGHYVVLVTHVFLANLFLMVLPFSKIMHTFFAIPLNKLRRG
- a CDS encoding sulfurtransferase TusA family protein is translated as MSDIQAAKILDLKGLPCPMPVVKMSQEIGSVNVGDIIEVHTTDPGSLSDFPAWAETSGNEVVDTEQGEFIKIFVKRNN
- a CDS encoding DsrE/DsrF/DrsH-like family protein; translated protein: MSAEAATQMQQTPPAPKPAGVPLENKLSMVVFSGDLDKMLAAMIIATGAAAMGMKVVMFFTFWGTAALRDAKKQVGGKDFMSKMFGWMLPKGRNALKLSQMHMGGMGTAMLKSLMKKKNAPTLDQLFEIAAQLGVEIKVCEMSMDLMGFKHEEIIDYPNMEYVGVATFLANSRKSANQLFI
- a CDS encoding ArsR/SmtB family transcription factor; translated protein: MSSLAESQERADAVTEMVKAIAHPVRLRIISLLCQSDQRVIFMAERLERTPAAVSQQLRILRMSGLVSTERREGEVFYTLANPQLRQLLACLDGCQAA
- a CDS encoding sigma-54 interaction domain-containing protein; translated protein: MDVDIASHWGTVADTLHDVVLVVDPQGRIVRINRAGEELTGYRNDQLAGQSCRVLNCTGCKIIGQGSGVDYCGLFRAGEVRSKRCTITNRAGEPVVVLKRASVLKDEQGNITGAVETLTDLTELHAKEREITQLRRSLRSEDGFEGLVGSSPAMTSLYRLIDTVAQSDYPVLIQGASGTGKELAALAIHRRGPRADKPYVKVNCAALNPNLLESELFGHVKGSFTGADRDRVGRFEAAEGGDILLDEIGEIPPATQIKLLRVLQEKEIERVGENRPRRVNVRILAATNRDLPELVRRGAFREDLYYRLDVVPVQMPTLAERREDLPLLVEHFMAQAAAKSGKEITGMSPEAFGLLEAYPWPGNVRELRHAVEYACVLCPGGLITAEYLPPKLRQAEPAAPPAAGPAGKRHTQRQELLEALRRAGGNKSKAAEMLGVCRATVWNRINRLGIDCERDL
- a CDS encoding adenylate/guanylate cyclase domain-containing protein; the encoded protein is MNPYALPFLMSFVPLILLGLAIILQNPRNRLYQIVCAFCIGNALVAGAGGMLHLAASREQAVFWNRLPYLLNCATYWLFLQYTLIISGGEARMGERFLFMPIRLHYWLTIGVLALVFGLVGLSDLVVAAPVYNPVTGWEHGYGPLHREIIFANVYLLVLLLFILQRGIKTSPDPILRRARIIATAAIGVAQSWVIVTGLVLPDFFGVPTHSFAAIAWLVLCFLLIYGLMRQQWETIHEFSANLEEKVAMRTAELARAKSNLEEVQEQISKYLDPHVVEKIFSGELSAELTSRRARLTMFFSDIKDFTQFTDASDPEEVARLLNEYLGEMATIVRRWGGTIPQFTGDSIYAIFGAPDSRGAREDALAAVRMALEMQSHMQHLRRKWWNEGIQFPFQIRCGIHSGMANVGNCGSEGFMEFSAIGLNVNLASRLEHICRPGQIYVSHATWALVKDEIPCEEVGAIEVKGFHYPIQVYRVMPRP
- a CDS encoding sodium-dependent transporter — translated: MREQWNSRTGFVLAAVGSAVGLGNIWRFPYMAYENGGGAFLIPYFFAMLTAGVPFLIMEFALGHRYKSAAPLTFHAIKARWEGLGWWQVLVCLVISFYYVVILGWTVCYFFLSFHQGWGGAPSDYFFKDFLQLTKSPLDPGGMRWPIVAATVFCWLVSWVVLWRGVNAGIERVNKVFMPVLFVLVLVLLARALTLPGAADGLNWLFAPDFSNLWNYKVWTAAYGQIFFTLSIGFGIMIAYSSYLPDDADITNNGFITVFLNCGFSLLAGTMVFGVLGFMAAQQGVPIKEVVSQGVGLAFATIPAALNMMPAAGVFGVVFFLALLFAGFSSFLSIVEACVAPLMEKLGWSRTKAVSVLCGLGLVGSLPFSTGGGLLLLDLVDHFINNYGIVFGGLAEILMIAWLGRLPEMRRYVNQVSDFPLGSWWSVCLKVVTPLTLGVMAISNLVGDLAQPYSGYPLTALVAFGWVLMALMGLAAWWLATKRWAY
- a CDS encoding MetS family NSS transporter small subunit, which gives rise to MSLGAWIMMVGGFLVTLGGAALCLAVAIKKGRAD
- a CDS encoding tripartite tricarboxylate transporter permease; protein product: MGEIFGHLWEGAVYALSLWNLLAIVVGYFVGIVAGAIPGVMAVTAMVLILPYTFTLEPLFAISLLMGIYKGGAYAGSITATLFNIPGTPEAAATALDSYPMFKQGMQRRSLEIALWASLIGGTVSNLLLVFTAPPLSEVALRLGPAEIAALILFSLTAVITLLGDSRMDIWKGFISITMGLMLAMVGLDNMSASRRYVFGVEDLDNGVPFVLTIIALLALSEVFMQAERVGTFTLGDATDAVTKIIPYSWKQRWQDLKICAKDLIRSSLVGSLLGALPGIGATTAAFVCYGEARRSAKKNARFGNGDPRGIAAPEAGNNAVAASSLIPLVTLGIPGSVAAAVMYGAFMIQGMIPGPMLMMEHPEIIYGLFVLLIVTDFLGAFVVALPFISVVQKIFKNLDYALFFPGVIVCCVVGVYAEEFNVFNLRIFLVLGFVGYIMRKMGMSIPPFILAFILGPILERNTRTALLLNNGSPTIFVQSPVALALIILAVAALGWSLWRKAHGGKSVLDVPDQFKH